One stretch of Armigeres subalbatus isolate Guangzhou_Male chromosome 2, GZ_Asu_2, whole genome shotgun sequence DNA includes these proteins:
- the LOC134210797 gene encoding cytochrome c oxidase subunit 6B1-like has translation MAPQASTGTLPLKAAPFDPRFPNTNQTKYCYQSYLDFHRCEKVKGKGAKVCQYFKDVYCDLCPNAWVSKWEDQRAEGTFPGRI, from the coding sequence ATGGCCCCGCAAGCATCTACCGGCACACTGCCACTGAAAGCGGCTCCCTTCGATCCGCGCTTTCCGAACACGAACCAAACCAAGTACTGCTACCAGAGCTATCTGGATTTCCATCGCTGCGAGAAGGTGAAGGGCAAAGGGGCCAAGGTGTGTCAGTACTTTAAGGACGTGTACTGCGATCTGTGCCCGAACGCGTGGGTCTCCAAGTGGGAAGACCAACGCGCGGAGGGTACCTTTCCGGGAAGAATTTAA